The following are encoded in a window of Camarhynchus parvulus chromosome 1A, STF_HiC, whole genome shotgun sequence genomic DNA:
- the GPR85 gene encoding probable G-protein coupled receptor 85, with the protein MANYSHAADNILQNLSPLTAFLKLTSLGFIIGVSVVGNLLISILLVKDKTLHRAPYYFLLDLCCSDILRSAICFPFVFTSVKNGSTWTYGTLTCKVIAFLGVLSCFHTAFMLFCISVTRYLAIAHHRFYTKRLTFWTCLAVICMVWTLSVAMAFPPVLDVGTYSFIREEDQCTFQHRSFRANDSLGFMLLLALILLATQLVYLKLIFFVHDRRKMKPVQFVAAVSQNWTFHGPGASGQAAANWLAGFGRGPTPPTLLGIRQNANTTGRRRLLVLDEFKMEKRISRMFYIMTFLFLTLWGPYLVACYWRVFARGPVVPGGFLTAAVWMSFAQAGINPFVCIFSNRELRRCFSTTLLYCRKSRLPREPYCVI; encoded by the coding sequence atgGCGAACTACAGCCATGCAGCTGACAACATTTTGCAAAATCTCTCTCCTTTAACAGCTTTTCTGAAACTGACTTCCCTGGGTTTCATAATAGGAGTCAGTGTGGTGGGTAACCTTCTGATCTCCATTTTGCTAGTCAAAGATAAGACCTTGCATAGAGCTCCTTACTACTTCCTGTTGGATCTTTGCTGCTCAGATATCCTCAGATCTGCAATTtgtttcccttttgttttcacCTCGGTAAAAAATGGCTCGACGTGGACGTATGGGACTCTTACTTGCAAAGTGATTgcctttttgggggttttgtccTGCTTTCACACTGCTTTCATGTTATTCTGCATAAGCGTCACGAGATACTTAGCTATTGCCCACCACCGTTTTTATACGAAGAGACTGACCTTCTGGACTTGTTTGGCTGTTATCTGTATGGTGTGGACTCTCTCTGTAGCCATGGCTTTCCCCCCAGTTTTAGATGTGGGCACCTACTCATTCATTAGGGAGGAAGACCAATGCACTTTCCAGCATCGTTCCTTCAGGGCTAATGATTCATTGGGATTTATGCTTCTTCTTGCCCTTATCCTCCTAGCCACACAGCTTGTCTACCTCAAGCTGATATTTTTTGTTCACGATCGCAGGAAAATGAAGCCAGTCCAGTTTGTTGCAGCAGTGAGCCAGAACTGGACTTTCCATGGTCCTGGAGCGAGCGGTCAAGCAGCTGCTAATTGGCTGGCTGGATTCGGAAGGGGTCCCACGCCTCCAACCTTGCTGGGAATCAGGCAGAACGCCAACaccacaggcaggaggaggctaCTGGTTTTAGACGAATTCAAAATGGAGAAGAGAATCAGCAGAATGTTCTACATCATGACATTCCTCTTTCTGACCTTGTGGGGTCCCTATTTGGTAGCCTGTTACTGGAGAGTTTTTGCGAGAGGGCCTGTAGTACCTGGGGGATTTCTAACGGCCGCTGTCTGGATGAGTTTTGCCCAAGCTGGAATCAATCCTTTTGTCTGCATTTTCTCCAACAGGGAGCTGAGGCGCTGTTTCAGCACAACCCTTCTTTACTGCAGAAAATCCAGGTTACCAAGGGAACCTTACTGTGTTATATGA
- the SMIM30 gene encoding small integral membrane protein 30, which yields MPSTENTSKLFLVLVSLLLVLPVVEALDAGDTIAFLLGLAVSVVGFCACLGVYARRRNGQQ from the coding sequence ATGCCTTCAACCGAGAACACTTCCAAACTTTTCCTGGTCCTCgtgtcactgctgctggtgctgcccgTAGTTGAAGCCCTGGACGCAGGAGATACCATTGCCTTCCTGCTCGGCCTCGCTGTCAGTGTGGTCGGATTCTGCGCCTGCCTTGGCGTGTACGCAAGGAGAAGGAATGGGCAGCAGTGA